GCCGATTTCGCGCAGCATGATGTGGCGCGCATATCGGTCGAGCTCGCTGTCGTTAAAAGTACCGGTTTGCTTGGCAGGTTCCGATTTTGCCTTGGCGAGCGTGCGGACTTTCCGCAGACCAAAGCTGTATCCAACGACCACAAGCCCGAAACCGAGAAACAGCAACCACAGACGCGGGTCACCGCCCGTTGCTTGGCGGAGCGGATGGCCGAAAGGCAGCGTGAACTGGATCAGCAGCACGGCAATCATCAGAATGCCGATCATGACCGCGCGAGCGCGAACGGGCGCTTTCATCGCCCATCCAATGCCCCAAAGGGCGGCAGCCATGACAAGGACAAGTATCATGCGCGCCCCGTGGACCCAAAGCCGCCTTCGCCGCGGGCCGTATCGCTAAGGCTTTCGCCCACGATGAAGCGCCCTTGGACGACCGGCGCGACAACGAACTGCGCAATGCGTTCGCCGTGGGCGATGTGGAATGGCTCCTGCCCCGCGTTCATGACGATCACGCCAACTGGTCCGCGATAATCGGCGTCGATGGTGCCAGGTGTATTTGGCAGCGTGATACCGTGCTTCAACGCCAGACCGGAACGGGGACGGACCTGCACCTCGTAATTCTCTGGGATTTCCATTTTGAAACCACACGGCACAAGTGTCCGCGCGCCTGGTTCGAGCGTCACACCCTCACGCTTGTCGGCCCCGAAATTAGCGCGGACATCGGCACCGGCGGCGCCAGCGGTAGCGTAGGCGGGCAGCGGCACTGATTGGTCAGCATCTGCGAGCCACTCGATAGTAATTCCGATCACGGCTTATCCTTTCTCGGGCGCGAGCGCCGTAGCAATTCGTTCGGCAAGGCGGCGCGCGACCTCGGTCTTGGACATACGCGGCCACTCCTCCGCTCTATCGGCGGAGATCAGCGTCACGGCGTTTTCCTTGCCGCCCATGATGCCCGTTTCGGGCGAAACGTCGTTGGCCACAATCCAGTCGCAGCCCTTGCGCTCGCGTTTTGCGGTGGCGTGGGCAATGACATCGTCGGTTTCAGCCGCGAAGCCCACTACCAACGCCGGGCGATTGACCGTCAGCTTGCTGACTTCGGCAAGGATGTCGGCGTTTTCGGCGAAGGTGAGAGTGGGCAGCTTGCCATTTTCTTTCTTGATTTTCGAGGCCGAGGCAGAGGCCACCCGCCAGTCGGCAACGGCAGCAGCAAAGACACCCGCATCTGCCGGAAGGGCGTCCAAAACAGCCTGATGCATCTCTGCAGCGGATTGCACTTTTACAACATTCACGCCACTTGGCGGCGGGATATCGGCTGGGCCTGTCACAAATTCAACATCCGCGCCCATTTCGGCGAGCGCAGTAGCGATGGCTGTACCTTGAGCACCAGAGGAGCGATTTGCGATGTAGCGCACCGGATCAATCGGCTCGTGCGTCGGGCCGGAGGTCACAATGATGCGCTTGCCTTTAAGCGGTCCGTTTCCGAATGTCCGCTCGACGGCAGCGACGATCTCGAGCGGTTCGGACATGCGCCCCGGGCCGTATTCGCCGCAGGCCATGTCGCCTTCGTTCGGGCCGGAAAACAGAACACCGTCGCCTGCGAGGGTCGCGATATTGCGCTGGGTTGCAGGGTGATCCCACATGCGGACGTTCATCGCGGGCGCAACCAGAACGCGTTTGTCGGTCGCCATCAGAAGCGTCGAAGCGAGATCGTCCGCGTGCCCGTTTGCCATCTTCGCCATCAGGTCGGCCGTGGCAGGAGCAACGACGACGAGGTCGGCCGAACGCGAAAGCTGGATGTGGCCCATCTCTGCCTCTTCGGTGAGGTCAAAGAGGTCCTGATAGACCTTGTGGCCAGCCAGAGCAGAAACCGAAAGCGGGGTGACGAACTCCGATCCGCCCTTAGTCAGCACAGGGACCACGGCCGCACCGCGTTCTTTCAGGCGACGGATCAGGTCGAGCGATTTGTAGGCCGCGATGCCGCCGCCAATGATCAAGAGAATCCGCTTGCCTGCGAGCATGTCTGCCCTCCCCATTTTCGGGCAAAGTCTATGGGGCGCAGAGAGAAAGGACAATCACCTGAAAGCGTTACAGGGGTCTTCGCGTTCAGCGGCATCGGTGGCGATGACCTCATCGAAGGGTAAATCTGTCTCAAGCTCGACGATGCCGATGCTATAGACTTCTAAATCGGGCCGAGCTTCGGCGATGTAGGCCGGAACACCGCGATCGATGCGCGCGTGGCCAGAACCGGTGATCAGCACGACAGGACCGCCGGTTTCATCCAGCGCCTGAAGGGTTGTTCGCGCAAATGACGCATCACGAAGACGCTGCGCCTCAACCATCCCGTCCAGCATTTCCTCGGGCAGCGCTCCACAATGAGCGTCGGCTTGTTCTTGGCGCATGTCCTCTGGCGCGGGTTGGAGCAGGCCAAACTGCTCCGCATCCTCTCCGAAAACCGAAGCTGCATCAGTACCGATGGCCGCCATAAGAGCGGCGCGCGGAACACGAGCACCGTACACCAGAGCGTCGGTCGCCGTGAATATCGGCAGATACATCGCAAAATCCGACCAACCAGCGTCTTCCCAGCCGATGACCTCGCCCAGCGCTGCATTGAGTTCGGAATTGTTCACCAATTCCGCCTGCTCTGGCGAAAGCATTTCGAAAACTAAGGCTGTCGGAGAAATCTCGGCGATCAAACGCGCCTGCTCGGCGTGGTGCAACGGATTATCGTGCGTTTCGCCAAGTAAAAAAACGTTTTGCGCCGCCACAGGGGCAGCGCAAAGAAAGATCAGGGGTGCGAGCCACTTCATACGATGAAGTTTAGCACCTCGGGGGAACGCGAGGAAAGGGTGCGGCGCATTTTGCTGAACGCTGCAACTTCGAGCTGACGTACGCGCTCTTTGGAAAGACCCAGCTCGCCGCCGAGGCTTTCGAGAGTGCGCGGATCGTCGCGGAGCTTGCGCTCGCGGACAATGAAACGCTCACGGTCGTTGAGTTCCATCATAGCGGTGAGAAGCCAGCTGCGGATCAGTTCGGCATCGTGAGCGACCGAAACATTCTCTTCGGCCTGCTCGCCTTCGTCAGCAAGGCTTTCAACCCAAGTACGGCCTTCGTCTTCGGTCGACTGGGTGGCATCGAGAGAGAAATCGGAGCCCGAAAGGCGGCCTTCCATCATCTGAACGTCGTGAACCGGAACACCAAGCTCTTCGGAGATCATGCGGTGCAGTTCGTGACGTTCCAGAACAATACCGGTGGCATCTGCTTCACGTTCTATACGGGCCTGAATGCGGCGCATGTTGAAGAAGAGGGCCTTTTGGCTGCTGGTCGAACCGGTACGAACCATCGACCAGTTGCGCATCACATAATCTTGGATGCTGGCTTTGATCCACCAGACTGCGTAGGTCGAGAAACGAACGCCGCGGTCGGGGTCGAATTTGTCTGCGGCTTTCATGAGGCCAAGGCTAGCTTCCTGCACCAGATCGCTCATGGGAGCGCCGTAGCGGCGGAATTTGCTGGCCATCGAAATGGCGAGGCGCATATATGCGTTGATAAGGCGGTGGAGTGCGCGTTCATCGTGATGATCGCGCCATGCACGAGCAAGGTTGGCTTCGGTCTCTGCATCAAGCAGTTCTGCCTTCATGGCACGGCGGGAGAGATCGAACTGTTTGGTGTCATCAAGCGCCATGCTTGTGTCTCCTTGTGCGTTGTCTGGATCAACCGGTGTCGTTACCAGTGCTTCGATGAACAAACGCGCAGGCTCACAAATGGTTGCATCGAATAACGTGAAAAAGCTGACGCTCGTACTAGGAGGTGCCGCTTCGGGGAAATCCGAGTTCGCGGAAAAGCTCGTCACTGCGACGCAAAAAACCCGTAAGTACCTTGCTACATCACAGATTTTCGACGCTGAGATGCAAGCGAAGGTTGACAAGCATCTCGTCCAACGCGGCGAAGGTTGGGAGACGATCGAGGAGCCGCTCGATCTTGGGCCGACGCTGAAATCCGCGGTTCCCGATCAAATAATTTTGCTCGACTGCGCAACGTTATGGCTCACAAACCTGCTCATGGCCAAGCGGGATATCGCTCAGGAGAGCGCGAAACTGGTGGCAAACCTCCGCTCATGCAAGGCGGAAGTGGTCGTGGTTTCGAACGAAGTCGGCATGGGGATCGTCCCTGAACATGCCATTTCGCGGCAATTCCGCGAGGCGCAGGGGCGGCTCAATGCCATGATCGCCGAGGCAGCCGATAACGTTTTCTTCGTCGCCGCGGGTCTTCCGCTCGTCCTGAAGGGCGAGTTGCCATGACCCGCCTTTGGCTCGTGCGCCATGGCCCGACCCACGCAAAGGCGATGGTCGGCTGGACCGACCTGCCCGCTGATCTGAGCGACACGGCCGCGATTGCGCGTCTCTCGAACTATCTGCCCGACGCGCCCGTCGTGTCCTCGGACCTCAGCCGAGCTGTTGCAACCGCCGACGCGATCCAAGGCGAGCGCCACCGCCTTCCCCACGATCCGGACCTTCGCGAAATCAACTTCGGAGACTGGGAGATGTCCGAATTCAAGGACGATCCCCTTATGCGCGCCTATTGGGAAACGCCCGGCGATATCGCGCCCCCGAACGGCGAAAGCTGGAATGCGGTCAAAACCCGCGTGGATCGTGCGATAGATCGTCTGATTGCTGAGGGACACACGGACCTCATTGTCGTCGGGCATTTTGGCCAGATCCTGACGCAAGTGCAGCGGGCGCTCGGGATATCCGCCTACGACACATTCGGGCATCGGATCAGCAATTTGTCGGTGACTGTCATCGAAACGGCTGGCGGCTTCGCGGCGCGAAAAATTAACCACCTGCCCTGACGCCGTTAATACTTCTGAAACCACGCCTCGGTTAACCATGCTGCAATAGTCATGAGAGGCAGAATGGTTTCGACGGCATATTCCGTGGCGTTTGAAGGTGTCGAGGCGCGCCTTGTAGAGGTGCAATGCGCGGCCACCGCAGGCTTGCCGTCATTCTCCATCGTCGGCCTGCCCGACAAGGCTGTGTCCGAAGCGCGCGACAGGATCAGGGCGGCGTTGGAGGCGATGGCCATCGCCTTGCCCAGCCAGCGCATCACGATCAACCTCTCGCCCGCCGACCTACCCAAGGAAGGTTCGCACTTCGACCTGCCGATCGCCATTGCGCTGCTGGCGGAACTCGACGTCATCCCGCGCGACAAGGCGTCCGAAACCGTCGCGATGGGGGAGATGTCACTTGACGGTAAGCTCGTCCATGTCACCGGCGCCCTCCCCGCCGCGCTCGCCGCGTCCGAAGACGATAGGATGCTCATTTGCCCACCGGTTGCCGCGACCGAAGCCGCGTGGGTCGGCAGCACAGCGGTGTTCGGCGCGGCAACTTTGTATGAGGTCGTCCAGCACCTGAACGGCAAAGCGCCCCTGCCGCCAGCCACGCCCAAGGCAACCAGATCAGGGCCAAAAATCGACGATCTTCGCGATGTCAAAGGCCAAGAACGCGCAAAGCGCGCGCTGGAAATTGCTGCCGCAGGTCGGCACCATCTGTTCCTGCTCGGCCCGCCTGGGTCAGGCAAATCTATGCTCGCCAGCCGCATCACCGGCATCATGCCGGAGCTGTCGCCAACCGAGGCGCTTGAAACCTCGATGATCCACTCGGTCGCCGGCGCGCTAGATGACGGCGGCATTTGCCTTTCGCGTCCTTTCCGCAGCCCGCATCATACCGCGTCCCGCGCCGCGCTGATCGGCGGAGGGCAAGGCGCAAAACCTGGCGAGGTCAGCCTCGCTCACAACGGCGTCCTATTCCTCGACGAATTTCCAGAATTTCCGCGGACCGTCCTCGACACCCTGCGCCAACCGATCGAAAGCGGCGAAGTCCACGTCGCCCGCGCCAACGCCCACATCCGCTACCCCTGCCGGTTCATGCTGGTTGCCGCCGCGAACCCTTGCCGCTGCGGGCATTTGGCCGATTCCGCTCGCGCGTGCAGCCGTGCACCAAATTGTGGCACTGATTATTTGGGCCGCATCTCTGGCCCGCTGATGGATCGTTTCGATCTGAGGATCGAGGTGCCGCCCGTGTCTTTCAACGATCTCGACCTACCAGCCAACGGCGAACATTCGCATGAGATCGCCCAGCGGGTCAGTGCCGCGCGCGCCGTCCAAACCAAGCGCTTTGCCGATCTGGAAAACATCCGCACAAACTCCGAAGCCGAAGGTGCCGTGCTGGAGCAAATTGCGGAGCCTGATGCCGAGGGCCGCAATCTCATCCTTCGCGTGGCAGAGAAATTCGGCCTTACCGCGCGCGGATATCACCGCATTCTGCGCGTGGCGCGGACGATTGCAGACCTCGATAGGTCGCAAGACATACGCTACCCGCACCTCGCCGAGGCTGTGAGCTACCGGCTGACTTTGTCAAAAGAAGTCTGAACGAAATTCGCAATCTGCTTGAGGGCATCGCGCGCTTCCGGCACCCACAGCTCACCCAAGTGCCAGACATGCGGTGCGCCGTCCCACGTCTGGACAAGCACCTCGCCACCGCTTTTGCGCAACCGCTCGGCCATGCGATAGGTATCGTCTTCCAGCACTTCGGGACTACCGATCTGTAAATAAACCGGCGGCGGGTGATCGAACGCGGCGAATAGTGGCGATACCCGCGGGTCGGAAGGTTCGGCCTCGCCGACATAGGCGCGCGCCGCTTCGGTCATGCGGTCCGAAGGGATGACATCGTCGCTTTTTCCGATTTCCTCGACAGAGCGGCCCGACATTGTCAGATCGGTCCACGGCGACATCGCAAATAGGGCGGCGGGACATTCGCGGCGGGCGCACAGCGTCGCCAGCAGCGCCAAGGCCAACCCGCCGCCTGCGCTGTCGCCGCCAATGATAATGTCTTCGGGGTGATAGCCGCGCGAGATCAGATCGTCCCATGCGGCAATCGCGTCGTCGAAAGCGGCCGGAAACGGGTACTTTGGCGCAAGGCGGTAGGCTTGGGCGAAAACGGGATAGCCGGCGTAGCGCGATAGCCGCGCCAGCATCGCTGCATGAGTGTCGGGCGAGCCCGCGAAATACGCGCCGCCATGGAAATAGAGGATCACCTTGGACGGATCGGCGCCCTTCCCCGCGAGCCAAAGCGCGGGGCGTCCGCCCAATTCACGCGGCAAACGCAACGTATAGGGCACGAAATGGGTAAAGCGGGAGGCAAGCCGGTCGAGCCGGTCGCCATCCCGCTTTGCATCGTCAGTCAGGCTGAAAAGCGGACGAATGGTCAGCCGCGCACCCAGAGCGTAGAGCCTGAGACGCAGCGACCGCATCATGCTTTGCGGGCCTCGATGGCTTCCCAGATTTTCTCGGCGACGTTGATGCCGTCAAATCGCTCGAGTTCCTGAATGCCGGTCGGCGAGGTCACATTGATTTCGGTCAGGTAGTTGCCGATGACGTCGATGCCGACGAACACTTGGCCTTTTTCCTTCAAGAGCGGGCCGATCGCGGCGCAAATCTCGCGGTCGCGAGCGGTAAGTTCGACCTTTTCGGGGCGGCCGCCGACGTGCATGTTCGAGCGGGTTTCCCCCTTAGCAGGAACGCGATTGATCGCACCGACTGGCTCGCCGTCAACAAGGATCACACGCTTGTCGCCAGCAGACACGTCCGGCAGGAACTTCTGCACGATGAGCGGCTCGTTGTTGATGCCGCTGAACATTTCCCACAGCGAAGCAAGGTTGCCGTCTCCCGAGGTCAACTTGAACACGCCTGCACCGCCATTGCCGTAAAGCGGCTTGAGGATGATATCGCCGTGCTTGTCGCGGAAATTGCGCAGCGTCTGCAGATCACGCGCAATCGCGGTCGGCGGGGTCAGGTCAGGGAACTGGAGGACCAGCAGCTTTTCGGGGTAATTGCGGACCCAGAACGGATCGTTCACCACCAGCGTTTCGGGATGGATCATGTCCAGCAGGTGCGTGGTCGTGATGTAGCCCATGTCGAACGGCGGATCCTGACGAAGCCAGACGACATCGTAATCCGCAAGGTCGACTTCCTGCTCTTCGCCGAGAGTGAAGTGGTTCCCCTTCTCGCGGCGCACTTCGAGCGGCCAACCGCGAGCGGTGATGCGGCCTTCCTGAAATGCAAGGCGATCAGGCGTGTAATAAAACAGAGAGTGTCCACGCTTCTGCGCCTCTTCGGCGATGCGGAACGTGCTGTCGGCGTCGATATTGATCGGACCGATCGGATCCATCTGGATTGCGACCTTGAGGGACATGGGTCTTTCCTTTGCTGTTGCCGAATAGATGGCGCAGCACACCCACCGGTGCAACCCTCACAGATCGAAACTGATGTTTTCGTAAACGCGCACCTGCCCTGCGCCATCAACAGTCGCGAGGTCTATGCGCATGGCTTTGCCCTTCGCATGCTTGGCCATGTAGTCGCACGCGCTTAGGCAAATCCGTTCCAGTTGGCGTTTTCTGAGATGCATTGCTGCGGTGTCATGCCGCGAGGACGCTTTGACCTCTATAAAGACGGTCAAATTCTGATGCCGAGCGATCAAGTCGATTTCACCGGCTCGGCCGCGCCAGCGGCGTTCGATAATCTCCGCTCCGCGCTCCTCGTAGGCGCGTTCGACGATCCCTTCGGCAGCGACGCCGGAGTGGTAGGCGAGCGATCCTCGACGTGCCTTTGCCGTCATTCGCACTTATCGAGCGACAAAGCGATCTGATAGACCTGCCGCTTCGGCAGGCCCAGCGCACCAGCCACAGCAGTGGCGGCGTCTTTGACCCGCATCGTTTTCATTGCCTCGCGCAGTGCGCTTTCCACGTCGACGTCCTCCACCTCGGTCGCGCCGGCTCGGCCGACGACGACAACCAGTTCACCTTTGACAGAGCGATCGGCGTAGGCCTCGGTGACTTCGGCGAGGGTGCCACGGGTGACTTCCTCGAATTTCTTGGTCAGCTCGCGGCAAACGGCCACTTCGCGCTCGTCACCAAGGATATCGCGCAAACTCACTAACATTTCCTGAATGCGCTTCGGGCTTTCGTAGAAAATCATCGTGGCGGGCGTATCGCGAAGGGTCGCGATCTCGGTTTCGCGCTGCACTTTGCCTGCGGGAAGGAAGCCGATGAACATAAAGCGGTCGGACGGCAGGCCCGAGACGGTCATTGCGGCAAGCGCGGCAGACGCACCAGGCGCGGCGGTGACGAACAGACCAGCGGCGGCCACGGCACGTCCAAGTTCATAGCCCGGATCGGCAATAAGCGGCGTACCTGCTTCGGAAACGTAGGCGATGGATTTGCCCGCCGCGATCTCTTTGACCAGCCCGTTGACCTCGCCCTGACCGGAGTGGTCATGGAACGCGACCATCTTTCGGTGGTTGAGCGGAACACCGTGAATATCCATAAGTTTTCGGGCGGTACGGGTATCTTCGGCCGCAATGATATCGGCGGAGGCGAGAATATCGAGTCCCCGCAAAGTCATGTCTCTGGCCGACCCGATCGGCGTTGCGACCATGTACAGACCAGGCGCGAGAGGACGTATTTCATGATTCATTTCTGGACCCCTCGTCTACCAAGTCTATTATCCCGTTAAACTAACGTTTGCTGGGGGATGCCGCGAAGGCACCGGCCATGCAAGTAGGGAGCGTATATTTCATGATGAATTTTTCCAGCACCGTCCGGTCGTGGGCCGCACGAATTTTTGCTTTACTATCGCTGGTATGGGTCGCGGCATGTGATGTGCCGGTCAGCAGCACCGGCGGAAACACCGGCGCACGTATCGATCCGAGCCAGCCTGTTCAGGTCGCCTTGCTCGTTCCGGGCGGCTCGGCGAAAGAATCCGACAACATCCTCGCCCAGAACCTCGAAAACGCTGCGCGTCTGGCAATGGCCGACCTGAGCGGTGTGACCGTCGATCTGCGCGTGTATAACACCGCAGGTAGCCCTGCGCAGGCCGCTGCCGTTGCGACCCAAGCGGTCAACGACGGCGCTAAAGTTATCCTCGGACCGCTTTATGCCGAAGCTGCAAACGCTGCCGGCGTTGCCGTTGCAGGCCGTAACGTGAACGTGCTGGCGTTCTCGAATAACGCGAGCATCGCAGGCAACAACGTGTTCATTTTGGGTGCGACCTTCCAGAACACC
Above is a window of Marivivens aquimaris DNA encoding:
- the dut gene encoding dUTP diphosphatase, with protein sequence MIGITIEWLADADQSVPLPAYATAGAAGADVRANFGADKREGVTLEPGARTLVPCGFKMEIPENYEVQVRPRSGLALKHGITLPNTPGTIDADYRGPVGVIVMNAGQEPFHIAHGERIAQFVVAPVVQGRFIVGESLSDTARGEGGFGSTGRA
- the coaBC gene encoding bifunctional phosphopantothenoylcysteine decarboxylase/phosphopantothenate--cysteine ligase CoaBC, encoding MLAGKRILLIIGGGIAAYKSLDLIRRLKERGAAVVPVLTKGGSEFVTPLSVSALAGHKVYQDLFDLTEEAEMGHIQLSRSADLVVVAPATADLMAKMANGHADDLASTLLMATDKRVLVAPAMNVRMWDHPATQRNIATLAGDGVLFSGPNEGDMACGEYGPGRMSEPLEIVAAVERTFGNGPLKGKRIIVTSGPTHEPIDPVRYIANRSSGAQGTAIATALAEMGADVEFVTGPADIPPPSGVNVVKVQSAAEMHQAVLDALPADAGVFAAAVADWRVASASASKIKKENGKLPTLTFAENADILAEVSKLTVNRPALVVGFAAETDDVIAHATAKRERKGCDWIVANDVSPETGIMGGKENAVTLISADRAEEWPRMSKTEVARRLAERIATALAPEKG
- a CDS encoding ChaN family lipoprotein, with product MKWLAPLIFLCAAPVAAQNVFLLGETHDNPLHHAEQARLIAEISPTALVFEMLSPEQAELVNNSELNAALGEVIGWEDAGWSDFAMYLPIFTATDALVYGARVPRAALMAAIGTDAASVFGEDAEQFGLLQPAPEDMRQEQADAHCGALPEEMLDGMVEAQRLRDASFARTTLQALDETGGPVVLITGSGHARIDRGVPAYIAEARPDLEVYSIGIVELETDLPFDEVIATDAAEREDPCNAFR
- a CDS encoding RNA polymerase factor sigma-32; translated protein: MALDDTKQFDLSRRAMKAELLDAETEANLARAWRDHHDERALHRLINAYMRLAISMASKFRRYGAPMSDLVQEASLGLMKAADKFDPDRGVRFSTYAVWWIKASIQDYVMRNWSMVRTGSTSSQKALFFNMRRIQARIEREADATGIVLERHELHRMISEELGVPVHDVQMMEGRLSGSDFSLDATQSTEDEGRTWVESLADEGEQAEENVSVAHDAELIRSWLLTAMMELNDRERFIVRERKLRDDPRTLESLGGELGLSKERVRQLEVAAFSKMRRTLSSRSPEVLNFIV
- the cobU gene encoding bifunctional adenosylcobinamide kinase/adenosylcobinamide-phosphate guanylyltransferase — its product is MNKRAGSQMVASNNVKKLTLVLGGAASGKSEFAEKLVTATQKTRKYLATSQIFDAEMQAKVDKHLVQRGEGWETIEEPLDLGPTLKSAVPDQIILLDCATLWLTNLLMAKRDIAQESAKLVANLRSCKAEVVVVSNEVGMGIVPEHAISRQFREAQGRLNAMIAEAADNVFFVAAGLPLVLKGELP
- a CDS encoding histidine phosphatase family protein, whose protein sequence is MTRLWLVRHGPTHAKAMVGWTDLPADLSDTAAIARLSNYLPDAPVVSSDLSRAVATADAIQGERHRLPHDPDLREINFGDWEMSEFKDDPLMRAYWETPGDIAPPNGESWNAVKTRVDRAIDRLIAEGHTDLIVVGHFGQILTQVQRALGISAYDTFGHRISNLSVTVIETAGGFAARKINHLP
- a CDS encoding YifB family Mg chelatase-like AAA ATPase, which produces MVSTAYSVAFEGVEARLVEVQCAATAGLPSFSIVGLPDKAVSEARDRIRAALEAMAIALPSQRITINLSPADLPKEGSHFDLPIAIALLAELDVIPRDKASETVAMGEMSLDGKLVHVTGALPAALAASEDDRMLICPPVAATEAAWVGSTAVFGAATLYEVVQHLNGKAPLPPATPKATRSGPKIDDLRDVKGQERAKRALEIAAAGRHHLFLLGPPGSGKSMLASRITGIMPELSPTEALETSMIHSVAGALDDGGICLSRPFRSPHHTASRAALIGGGQGAKPGEVSLAHNGVLFLDEFPEFPRTVLDTLRQPIESGEVHVARANAHIRYPCRFMLVAAANPCRCGHLADSARACSRAPNCGTDYLGRISGPLMDRFDLRIEVPPVSFNDLDLPANGEHSHEIAQRVSAARAVQTKRFADLENIRTNSEAEGAVLEQIAEPDAEGRNLILRVAEKFGLTARGYHRILRVARTIADLDRSQDIRYPHLAEAVSYRLTLSKEV
- a CDS encoding alpha/beta hydrolase fold domain-containing protein → MRSLRLRLYALGARLTIRPLFSLTDDAKRDGDRLDRLASRFTHFVPYTLRLPRELGGRPALWLAGKGADPSKVILYFHGGAYFAGSPDTHAAMLARLSRYAGYPVFAQAYRLAPKYPFPAAFDDAIAAWDDLISRGYHPEDIIIGGDSAGGGLALALLATLCARRECPAALFAMSPWTDLTMSGRSVEEIGKSDDVIPSDRMTEAARAYVGEAEPSDPRVSPLFAAFDHPPPVYLQIGSPEVLEDDTYRMAERLRKSGGEVLVQTWDGAPHVWHLGELWVPEARDALKQIANFVQTSFDKVSR
- the gshB gene encoding glutathione synthase, with the protein product MSLKVAIQMDPIGPINIDADSTFRIAEEAQKRGHSLFYYTPDRLAFQEGRITARGWPLEVRREKGNHFTLGEEQEVDLADYDVVWLRQDPPFDMGYITTTHLLDMIHPETLVVNDPFWVRNYPEKLLVLQFPDLTPPTAIARDLQTLRNFRDKHGDIILKPLYGNGGAGVFKLTSGDGNLASLWEMFSGINNEPLIVQKFLPDVSAGDKRVILVDGEPVGAINRVPAKGETRSNMHVGGRPEKVELTARDREICAAIGPLLKEKGQVFVGIDVIGNYLTEINVTSPTGIQELERFDGINVAEKIWEAIEARKA
- a CDS encoding YraN family protein, producing the protein MTAKARRGSLAYHSGVAAEGIVERAYEERGAEIIERRWRGRAGEIDLIARHQNLTVFIEVKASSRHDTAAMHLRKRQLERICLSACDYMAKHAKGKAMRIDLATVDGAGQVRVYENISFDL
- the rsmI gene encoding 16S rRNA (cytidine(1402)-2'-O)-methyltransferase, with the protein product MNHEIRPLAPGLYMVATPIGSARDMTLRGLDILASADIIAAEDTRTARKLMDIHGVPLNHRKMVAFHDHSGQGEVNGLVKEIAAGKSIAYVSEAGTPLIADPGYELGRAVAAAGLFVTAAPGASAALAAMTVSGLPSDRFMFIGFLPAGKVQRETEIATLRDTPATMIFYESPKRIQEMLVSLRDILGDEREVAVCRELTKKFEEVTRGTLAEVTEAYADRSVKGELVVVVGRAGATEVEDVDVESALREAMKTMRVKDAATAVAGALGLPKRQVYQIALSLDKCE